In one window of Romboutsia hominis DNA:
- a CDS encoding DUF896 domain-containing protein has product MFDQKKLDRINELAKKNKAEGLTKEETIEREGLRKEYLEHFRAHFRSRLDNIKVVSKEEYDEHMKNNQNSQN; this is encoded by the coding sequence ATGTTTGATCAAAAGAAACTAGACAGAATAAATGAATTAGCTAAAAAGAATAAAGCAGAAGGATTAACAAAAGAAGAAACTATAGAAAGAGAAGGATTAAGAAAAGAATATCTAGAACATTTTAGAGCGCACTTTAGATCTAGATTAGATAATATAAAGGTAGTATCAAAAGAAGAATACGACGAGCATATGAAAAATAACCAAAATAGTCAAAACTAA
- a CDS encoding polysaccharide biosynthesis protein yields MRIPNLIFSTAVLFISNLIVRVIGFLYKIFLSRSIGEIGLGIYHILFNFLMICLALTTTGIPTTLSCLVANKKALNDKHNSNVLFISTLYVAFFISLVISLIIAFNARFLSLKLLKDANLSLLILSICPAIVLITVSNILRGYYYGLKEVVVPAIGQVLEQLSRIFFVALTILFINNKSFNCYIALLGISIGEAINILYISICLYKNSNLYNTYTIKIKDFYNASIETIKMSIPITCNRMSNILLHSLSSIIVPSRLVLSGISYSQALSMYGVINGMVMPFIYLPFTLGSALIVNLIPSISQEMSLGRYKRVKEKINFAMLLTLGVGIFSSVFFYTFGENLCLLVYDNELAGTYLKSMWLIPLFMSLNQTLSGILHSIRKEVISSLITIFSMCIQLFGVYLLTPLPNLNIYAYIYTTTLMSFFTCILHIFVVIKTLKNFSKNIKS; encoded by the coding sequence TTGAGAATACCCAATCTTATTTTTTCTACAGCCGTGTTGTTTATTTCCAACTTAATAGTTAGGGTAATTGGTTTTTTATATAAAATATTTTTATCAAGGTCAATTGGTGAAATTGGTCTTGGAATATACCATATATTATTTAATTTCTTAATGATTTGCTTAGCTTTAACTACTACAGGTATACCTACTACTTTGAGTTGTTTAGTTGCTAATAAAAAGGCTCTTAATGATAAACACAATAGCAATGTATTGTTTATATCTACACTTTATGTAGCATTTTTTATATCACTTGTGATTTCTCTTATAATAGCTTTTAATGCCCGTTTTTTGTCATTAAAACTATTAAAAGATGCTAATTTAAGTTTATTAATTTTATCTATCTGTCCAGCAATAGTCCTTATAACAGTATCAAATATATTAAGAGGATACTACTATGGTTTGAAGGAAGTCGTAGTTCCTGCTATAGGGCAAGTTCTAGAGCAATTAAGTAGAATATTTTTCGTAGCTTTAACTATTTTATTTATAAATAATAAATCTTTTAATTGTTATATTGCACTTTTAGGTATTTCTATTGGAGAAGCCATAAATATATTATATATATCAATTTGCTTATATAAAAACTCAAATTTATATAATACCTATACTATAAAAATAAAGGATTTTTACAATGCTTCTATAGAAACTATTAAAATGTCTATTCCTATAACTTGCAATCGTATGTCAAATATATTACTTCATTCTTTAAGCTCTATAATTGTTCCTTCTAGGCTAGTCTTATCAGGCATTAGCTATAGTCAAGCATTAAGCATGTATGGTGTTATAAATGGGATGGTTATGCCTTTTATATACTTACCATTTACCTTAGGTTCTGCATTAATTGTAAACTTGATACCTAGTATATCCCAAGAAATGTCACTTGGTAGATACAAAAGGGTAAAAGAAAAAATTAATTTTGCTATGCTTTTAACTCTAGGTGTAGGAATATTTTCCTCAGTATTTTTTTATACATTTGGTGAAAATTTATGTCTTTTAGTATATGATAATGAGCTTGCAGGTACTTACTTAAAATCAATGTGGTTAATCCCTCTATTTATGTCTTTAAATCAAACACTATCAGGCATACTTCATTCTATAAGGAAAGAGGTAATTTCAAGTTTAATTACTATTTTTAGTATGTGTATTCAGCTATTTGGAGTATATTTACTTACTCCTCTACCTAATCTAAATATTTATGCATATATCTATACAACAACTTTAATGTCATTTTTCACATGTATATTACATATTTTTGTTGTTATCAAAACTTTAAAAAACTTTTCTAAAAATATTAAATCTTAG
- a CDS encoding aminopeptidase: MNLKYEAKNAWDIERSKNNIEDVMSYSKDYMQFLDKGKTERTSAREIVNMAKENGYISLEEAIQKGKVNPGDKIYAVNKDKSVAMFVMGKKSLEEGMKVVGGHIDAPRIDLKPNPLYQEANLGLFKTHYYGGIKKYQWTAIPLSIYGVVILNDGKKIDICIGEDEEDPVFCITDLLVHLSGDQMQKKLSEGITGEGLNLLVGHMPLEGEEKETVAQNVLKILNEKYNMVEEDFLSAEIEIVPSGRARHLGFDKSMVLAYGHDDRVCSYGAVKALIETTEPEYCAVALCVDKEEVGSQGNTGMHSKFFENTVAELIALEGNYCNLRVRRAMANTKVLSADVSAGYDPNFPEVYDKRNSAYMGHGIVLSKYTGVRGKSGCNDANAEFMAEVRRIFNQGEVVWQTAELGKVDQGGGGTIAYILANYGAEVIDCGVGVLNMHAPYEIVSKVDIYEMYKGYKAFFNINL, translated from the coding sequence ATGAATTTAAAGTATGAAGCTAAAAATGCATGGGATATTGAAAGAAGTAAAAATAATATAGAAGATGTAATGTCTTATTCTAAAGATTACATGCAATTTTTAGACAAAGGAAAAACAGAAAGAACCTCTGCTAGAGAAATAGTAAATATGGCAAAAGAAAATGGATACATATCACTAGAGGAAGCTATACAAAAAGGAAAGGTAAATCCAGGAGACAAAATATATGCAGTCAATAAAGATAAATCAGTAGCTATGTTTGTTATGGGTAAAAAATCTTTAGAAGAAGGTATGAAAGTAGTAGGTGGTCATATAGATGCTCCAAGGATTGACTTAAAACCAAACCCTCTATATCAAGAAGCTAATCTAGGACTTTTTAAAACTCATTACTATGGAGGAATAAAAAAATATCAATGGACAGCAATACCACTTTCAATATATGGAGTAGTTATCCTAAATGATGGTAAAAAAATTGATATATGTATAGGTGAAGATGAAGAAGATCCAGTATTTTGTATAACTGACTTACTAGTACATCTTTCAGGAGATCAAATGCAAAAGAAACTTTCTGAAGGTATAACTGGAGAAGGACTTAACCTACTAGTTGGTCATATGCCGCTTGAAGGCGAAGAAAAAGAAACTGTAGCACAAAATGTATTAAAGATATTAAATGAAAAATACAATATGGTAGAAGAAGACTTCTTAAGTGCTGAAATAGAAATAGTACCTTCTGGTCGTGCTCGTCACTTAGGATTTGATAAATCTATGGTATTAGCTTATGGGCATGATGATAGAGTTTGTTCATACGGTGCTGTCAAAGCCTTAATAGAAACTACTGAACCTGAATACTGTGCAGTAGCATTATGTGTAGATAAGGAAGAAGTAGGGTCTCAAGGAAATACTGGTATGCACTCTAAATTCTTTGAAAATACAGTAGCAGAGCTTATAGCTTTAGAAGGAAACTATTGTAACTTAAGAGTAAGAAGAGCTATGGCAAATACTAAGGTATTATCGGCTGATGTATCTGCAGGATATGATCCTAATTTCCCAGAGGTGTATGATAAGAGAAATTCTGCATACATGGGACATGGTATAGTTTTAAGCAAATATACAGGTGTAAGAGGAAAAAGCGGATGCAATGATGCTAATGCAGAGTTTATGGCAGAAGTAAGAAGAATATTCAACCAAGGCGAAGTTGTATGGCAAACTGCTGAACTTGGAAAAGTAGACCAAGGTGGTGGTGGAACTATTGCCTATATATTAGCAAACTATGGTGCTGAGGTTATAGATTGTGGAGTAGGTGTGTTAAATATGCATGCTCCATATGAAATAGTTTCTAAAGTTGATATATATGAGATGTATAAAGGATATAAAGCATTCTTTAACATAAACCTTTAA
- a CDS encoding metallophosphoesterase translates to MISEILITGIAVGITYKFLKREATTLEKIEYNIEDEKIPKEFDNYKILQISDLHNKTFGKGNIKLIEEIDKINPDIIVITGDLVDGEKDNFKVALDLIDYISCKYKVVHVVGNHEQKSLNKKYKKEYKEYFRLLKDKDIIDLDNDKIKVNKGSSYINLYGVVVPLEYYPYFFSNYRNKNKALDKNFMDESLGKIDKNSYNILLAHNPFFFENYSNWGADLVLSGHVHGGIVRIPKIGGVLSPNREFFPKYDLGEYNLNGSKMILSKGLGGSKVVIRINCKPEIVQINLKSKK, encoded by the coding sequence ATGATAAGTGAAATATTAATAACAGGCATAGCAGTTGGTATTACATATAAATTTTTAAAAAGAGAAGCAACTACATTAGAAAAAATAGAATATAATATAGAAGATGAAAAGATACCTAAAGAATTTGATAATTATAAAATATTACAAATTAGTGATTTACATAATAAAACATTTGGAAAAGGTAATATAAAACTTATAGAAGAGATAGACAAAATAAATCCAGATATAATAGTAATTACTGGAGATTTAGTAGATGGAGAAAAAGATAATTTTAAAGTGGCTCTAGACTTAATTGATTATATATCTTGTAAATATAAAGTAGTCCATGTAGTTGGAAATCACGAGCAGAAATCTCTTAATAAGAAATATAAAAAAGAATATAAAGAATATTTTAGATTACTTAAAGATAAAGACATAATAGATTTAGATAATGATAAGATAAAAGTTAATAAAGGAAGTAGTTATATAAATTTATATGGGGTAGTAGTACCGCTAGAATATTATCCATATTTTTTCAGTAACTATAGAAATAAAAATAAAGCTTTAGATAAAAATTTCATGGATGAAAGTTTAGGTAAAATAGATAAAAATAGCTACAATATATTACTTGCTCATAATCCATTCTTTTTTGAAAATTATTCTAATTGGGGAGCAGATTTGGTACTTTCAGGACATGTTCATGGAGGAATAGTAAGGATACCTAAAATAGGAGGGGTGCTTTCACCAAATAGAGAGTTTTTCCCAAAATACGATTTAGGTGAATATAATCTTAATGGATCTAAGATGATTTTAAGTAAAGGATTAGGCGGTTCTAAGGTAGTAATAAGAATAAATTGTAAGCCTGAAATAGTACAAATAAACTTAAAGTCAAAAAAATAG
- the coaE gene encoding dephospho-CoA kinase (Dephospho-CoA kinase (CoaE) performs the final step in coenzyme A biosynthesis.) — protein MLILGLTGNIGCGKSSLSNIFKSKNIEVIDADIISRNIFEDNLLLEEVFDKFGMYIKREDGTLDRKALGNIVFNNEEKLIELNNLTHPKIYEKIISKIEEYRLKHNDIILIDGALLIEGGYLDVVDKLLVVTCNQDIQIERIQKRDNCTKDEALSRIMSQMSQEEKIKYADYTIDNSYSFEELEIKANQLIEYIKENWCE, from the coding sequence ATGCTAATATTAGGACTTACAGGGAATATAGGCTGTGGAAAAAGTAGCCTATCTAATATATTTAAGAGTAAAAACATAGAAGTAATAGATGCAGATATAATTTCAAGGAATATATTTGAAGATAATTTGCTTCTTGAAGAAGTATTCGATAAATTTGGAATGTATATAAAAAGAGAAGATGGGACTTTAGATAGAAAGGCACTTGGTAATATAGTTTTCAACAATGAAGAAAAACTTATAGAATTAAATAATTTAACCCATCCTAAAATTTATGAGAAGATAATTAGTAAAATTGAAGAATATAGGTTAAAACATAACGATATTATTTTAATTGATGGAGCATTATTAATTGAAGGTGGATATTTAGATGTAGTAGATAAATTACTAGTTGTAACATGTAATCAAGATATACAGATAGAAAGAATACAAAAAAGGGATAATTGTACAAAAGATGAAGCTTTAAGTCGCATAATGTCTCAAATGAGTCAAGAAGAAAAAATCAAATATGCAGACTATACAATAGATAATTCCTATTCATTTGAAGAATTAGAGATAAAAGCTAACCAACTCATTGAATATATAAAGGAGAATTGGTGTGAATAA
- a CDS encoding histidinol-phosphatase HisJ family protein has product MFYDYHMHSSFSNDSKTDMEDMIKKSIDLGLKEICFTDHVDYDLANDFDWGIDYDKYFEKLDFFKSKYANQISIKKGIELGLQKQIITKCSNDANKYPFDFIICSLHAIDRIDLYFGEFFKDKTQHQAYEAYFKELYNIVKNYKDYSVLGHLDLVKRYGDYKNILDDSLFSDIIEAILKQVIQDGKGIEINTSCYRYNLPDLTPSRSIINMYKDLGGEIITTGSDSHHPSQIAYQFDYIYSYLKEVGFNHVCKFTNMKPEFVNI; this is encoded by the coding sequence ATGTTTTATGATTACCATATGCACTCAAGTTTCTCAAATGATAGTAAGACCGATATGGAAGATATGATTAAAAAATCAATAGACTTGGGTCTTAAAGAAATATGCTTTACAGATCATGTTGATTATGACCTTGCAAATGATTTTGATTGGGGTATTGATTATGATAAATACTTTGAAAAATTAGATTTCTTTAAATCTAAATATGCTAATCAAATATCTATAAAAAAAGGTATAGAACTTGGTCTTCAAAAGCAAATAATAACTAAGTGCAGTAATGATGCTAATAAATATCCTTTTGACTTTATAATATGTTCTTTACATGCTATAGATAGAATTGACTTATATTTTGGCGAGTTTTTTAAAGATAAAACTCAACATCAAGCTTATGAAGCTTATTTTAAAGAACTATATAATATTGTTAAAAACTACAAAGACTATTCTGTATTAGGACACCTAGATCTAGTTAAAAGATATGGAGATTATAAAAATATTTTAGATGATAGCTTATTTTCAGATATAATAGAAGCTATATTAAAACAAGTTATACAAGATGGAAAAGGAATTGAGATAAATACATCTTGTTATAGATATAATCTTCCTGACTTAACACCTTCAAGAAGTATAATAAATATGTATAAAGACTTAGGTGGTGAAATAATAACTACAGGATCTGATTCTCACCATCCATCTCAAATAGCATATCAATTTGATTATATTTACTCTTATCTAAAAGAAGTAGGATTTAATCATGTATGTAAATTTACCAATATGAAACCTGAATTTGTAAATATATAA
- a CDS encoding PLP-dependent aminotransferase family protein → MEKYNLDLIKDSPKYLQIYNHVKRLICENKIKEYEKLPPIRTLAKLIGVNNTTIVKAYELLEKEGYVNKSMGSGTFATSINQESSSTIQRKEGIISFDTGNPSTEIFPIDDFKEAINMALTNEGSTIFEYDEGLGYEPLREKIAQYLHNKDINTTKDNLQIISGAQQGIDIVCKGLINYSDVVYVEEPTYNGAIEVFKSRGAKIISIPMLDDGIDIGVLKLKLEKIKPKIIYTMPNFQNPTGISYSTYKKKKLIELAEKYDFYIVEDDFISDFKFNSLDNKPLKSYDDKNRVIYIKSFSKIFMPGLRIGIVEIPSELLKKVLWAKYSSDISTPGLIQKSMYYYMENFNWDEYLKGVESQYTQKYNLAKELIYNKLSDRLKIRNGSGGINFFIELPRGYLSHDLTEFLLDKGVSVLPGTYFFDNIVDDRFFRINIARASIQDIEKGISIISDNLDEFLYKYKDNITIKNNKFFY, encoded by the coding sequence ATGGAAAAATATAACTTAGATTTAATTAAAGATAGTCCTAAATATTTACAAATATATAATCATGTAAAGAGACTTATATGTGAAAATAAAATAAAGGAATATGAAAAGCTACCGCCAATAAGAACGTTAGCAAAGTTAATAGGGGTTAATAATACGACAATAGTAAAAGCATATGAATTATTAGAAAAAGAAGGATATGTCAATAAAAGTATGGGAAGTGGAACTTTTGCTACATCTATAAATCAAGAAAGTTCAAGTACTATACAAAGAAAAGAAGGTATAATAAGTTTTGATACAGGAAATCCTTCTACAGAAATATTTCCAATAGATGATTTTAAAGAGGCTATAAATATGGCCTTGACTAATGAAGGAAGCACTATATTCGAATATGATGAAGGTTTAGGATATGAACCATTAAGAGAAAAAATAGCACAATATCTACATAATAAAGACATAAATACAACTAAGGATAATCTACAAATAATATCAGGAGCTCAGCAAGGTATAGACATTGTTTGCAAAGGTCTTATAAATTACTCAGATGTAGTATATGTTGAAGAGCCAACTTATAATGGAGCTATAGAAGTATTTAAGAGTAGAGGAGCAAAGATAATATCAATACCTATGTTAGATGATGGAATCGACATAGGGGTATTAAAACTTAAACTTGAAAAGATAAAGCCTAAAATAATATATACTATGCCAAATTTTCAAAATCCAACAGGCATATCATATTCTACATATAAAAAGAAAAAACTAATAGAACTAGCTGAAAAATATGATTTTTATATAGTAGAAGATGATTTTATAAGTGATTTTAAATTTAATTCTCTTGATAATAAACCATTAAAGAGTTATGATGATAAAAATAGGGTTATATACATAAAAAGTTTTTCTAAAATATTTATGCCTGGACTTAGAATAGGTATAGTTGAAATTCCAAGTGAATTACTAAAAAAGGTACTTTGGGCTAAGTACTCATCTGATATATCAACGCCAGGTTTGATTCAAAAATCAATGTATTATTATATGGAAAACTTTAATTGGGATGAATATCTTAAAGGTGTGGAAAGTCAATATACACAAAAATATAATTTGGCAAAAGAGTTGATATATAATAAATTAAGCGATAGACTAAAGATAAGAAATGGAAGTGGAGGTATTAACTTTTTTATAGAACTACCAAGAGGCTATTTATCACATGACTTAACAGAATTTTTATTAGATAAAGGAGTATCTGTTCTTCCAGGAACTTACTTTTTTGATAATATAGTAGATGATAGGTTTTTTAGGATAAATATAGCTAGGGCAAGTATACAAGATATAGAAAAGGGAATATCTATAATAAGTGATAACTTAGACGAATTTCTTTATAAATATAAAGATAATATAACAATAAAAAATAATAAATTTTTTTATTAA
- the polA gene encoding DNA polymerase I, producing MNKRLIIIDGNSIINRAFYALPEMTNKEGLRTNAIYGFTTMLFKIIDTYKPTHMSVAFDRKAPTFRHLEFDEYKAGRKKMPDELREQFEPLKDLLDKFNINRLEIDGYEADDIIGTVSRLGEENGYNVYIVTGDKDAIQLASDKTTTLITKKGVGEVEEYNFDSVMEKYEMTPTQFIDLKGLMGDKSDNIPGVPGIGEKTGIKLIKEYSSIENIIENVENLKGSVKKKIEENKELAIMSKRLATIIRDVPIEINLDDLEYGDYDKDKVIESFRNLGFTSLLSRLSSIDGGNETEEIESNLNIKKLENIDAFINDIKKEGKLYIDTVSRQGNILEKNIIHIFISVDGTNIYYINEEEINKLEEVLVSKEVKKFGYNLKEDYIALRPYNIKLENMHFDITIAEYLIDSASSTSYECSAIAMKYLTKKVKSKEELLGKGVKAKKYEDLELEELCDYIGKVINTVYEVYPIMEKSIKESEMDGLLYHVEMPLVEVLGEMEYQGIKVDKEKLHELGIEFKTIIKKLEQEIYDIAGEEFNINSPKQLGVILFEKLELPIIKKTKTGYSTNAEVLEKLRDKSPIIDKITEYRQIVKLNSTYVEGLLAIINPLDGRIHSSFNQTITTTGRISSTEPNLQNIPVKLEMGRNIRKVFISDESCSLVDADYSQVELRVLAHMSQDETMIEAFKNNEDIHTKTASQVFNVNMDEVTSKQRSDAKAVNFGIVYGKSDFGLSEDLHIPVKQAKEYIENYFNKYSKIKDFMDKVVENATENGYITTIQNRRRYIPELKSSNFMLRNAGKRAAMNAPIQGSAADIIKIAMVNVYKKLEERQLKSKLILQVHDELIVEAYDDEVEEVKKIVKDEMENAVNMDVHLDVDLNIGNSWYETK from the coding sequence TTGAATAAGAGATTAATTATAATAGATGGGAACTCTATAATAAATAGAGCATTTTATGCATTACCAGAAATGACTAATAAGGAAGGGCTAAGAACAAATGCTATATATGGATTTACAACAATGTTATTTAAGATAATAGATACATATAAGCCTACTCACATGAGTGTTGCATTTGATAGAAAGGCTCCTACATTTAGACATTTAGAGTTTGATGAATATAAAGCTGGAAGAAAGAAAATGCCAGATGAATTAAGAGAACAATTTGAACCATTAAAAGATTTATTGGACAAATTTAATATAAATAGATTAGAAATAGATGGTTATGAAGCTGATGATATAATAGGAACAGTATCAAGGCTAGGTGAAGAAAATGGATACAATGTATACATAGTTACAGGAGATAAAGATGCTATACAGTTAGCATCAGATAAGACTACAACTTTAATAACTAAAAAAGGTGTAGGAGAAGTTGAAGAGTATAATTTTGATTCTGTAATGGAAAAATATGAAATGACTCCAACTCAATTTATAGACTTAAAAGGTCTTATGGGGGATAAATCGGATAATATACCAGGGGTACCAGGTATAGGTGAAAAAACAGGGATAAAACTTATTAAAGAATATTCTAGCATAGAAAATATAATAGAAAATGTAGAAAACCTAAAAGGTAGTGTGAAAAAGAAAATAGAAGAAAATAAAGAACTTGCCATAATGAGTAAGAGGTTAGCTACTATAATAAGAGATGTGCCTATAGAAATAAATCTAGATGATTTAGAATATGGAGATTATGATAAAGATAAGGTAATAGAATCATTTAGGAATTTAGGTTTTACAAGTTTATTATCTAGACTATCTAGCATAGATGGAGGAAATGAAACAGAGGAAATTGAGTCTAATCTAAATATAAAAAAATTAGAAAATATAGACGCATTTATAAATGATATTAAAAAAGAAGGAAAGCTATACATAGATACTGTAAGTAGACAAGGGAACATATTAGAAAAAAATATTATACATATTTTTATAAGTGTAGATGGAACTAATATATATTATATAAATGAAGAAGAGATAAATAAGCTAGAAGAAGTACTTGTAAGTAAGGAAGTAAAGAAATTTGGATATAATTTAAAAGAGGATTATATAGCTTTAAGACCTTATAATATAAAATTAGAGAACATGCACTTTGATATAACAATAGCAGAGTATTTAATAGATTCAGCATCATCTACATCTTATGAATGTAGTGCAATAGCTATGAAATATCTTACTAAAAAAGTTAAGTCAAAAGAAGAGTTGCTAGGTAAGGGTGTAAAAGCAAAAAAATATGAGGATTTAGAATTAGAAGAGCTATGTGATTATATAGGAAAAGTTATAAATACAGTATATGAAGTATATCCTATAATGGAAAAAAGCATAAAAGAAAGTGAAATGGATGGATTACTTTATCATGTTGAAATGCCTTTAGTAGAAGTTTTAGGTGAGATGGAATATCAAGGAATAAAGGTTGATAAAGAAAAATTACATGAATTAGGTATAGAATTTAAAACTATAATTAAAAAATTAGAACAAGAAATATATGATATAGCTGGAGAAGAATTTAATATAAATTCACCAAAACAATTAGGTGTTATATTATTTGAAAAGCTAGAATTACCTATAATCAAGAAAACTAAAACAGGGTATTCAACAAATGCAGAAGTATTAGAGAAGCTAAGGGATAAAAGTCCAATAATAGATAAAATAACAGAGTATAGACAAATTGTTAAGTTAAATTCAACTTATGTTGAAGGCTTATTAGCTATAATAAATCCATTAGATGGTAGGATACATTCATCATTTAATCAAACTATAACTACAACAGGAAGAATTTCATCAACAGAGCCAAATCTTCAAAATATACCTGTTAAACTTGAAATGGGAAGAAACATAAGAAAGGTATTTATATCAGATGAAAGTTGTAGCTTAGTTGATGCGGATTATTCTCAAGTAGAATTAAGAGTATTAGCTCACATGAGTCAAGATGAAACTATGATAGAAGCATTTAAAAACAATGAAGATATACATACAAAAACAGCATCACAAGTGTTTAATGTTAATATGGATGAAGTTACAAGTAAGCAAAGAAGTGATGCAAAAGCTGTAAACTTTGGTATAGTTTATGGAAAAAGTGATTTTGGACTATCAGAGGATTTACATATACCTGTAAAGCAAGCTAAAGAATATATAGAAAACTACTTTAATAAATATAGTAAAATAAAAGATTTTATGGATAAGGTAGTAGAAAATGCAACAGAAAATGGATATATAACTACTATACAAAATAGAAGAAGATATATTCCAGAACTTAAATCAAGTAACTTTATGCTAAGAAATGCAGGTAAAAGAGCTGCAATGAACGCGCCTATACAAGGTAGTGCAGCTGATATAATAAAAATAGCTATGGTAAATGTTTACAAGAAGTTAGAAGAAAGACAATTAAAGTCAAAATTAATACTTCAAGTACACGATGAACTTATAGTAGAAGCTTATGATGATGAAGTAGAAGAAGTTAAAAAAATAGTTAAAGATGAAATGGAAAATGCAGTTAACATGGATGTGCATTTAGATGTAGATTTAAATATAGGTAATTCTTGGTATGAAACAAAGTAG
- a CDS encoding selenium metabolism-associated LysR family transcriptional regulator has product MDFKQLEVFVAVCKYESFSKAAKELFLTQPTVSSHINNLEKELGTVLINRNNKNLTLTKSGEILYNHAILILNNCKKAVYDIKEYSEKIEGIIDIVCSSIPESYIIPNFLNNFSNQFKDVKFNISHYDSKSAISEILNERISFGLVGSKSNNPQIEYIDLMDDELVLITPLDVVLPNSNGFIDIDLLYSLKFIMRKEGSGTKDLIINKLKSNNFDTDKLDVIAHLESNESIKKLVQSGLGVSFVSYISCIDELESKKLNIYRVKNIEFKRKFYFIYSRKKVFSPLENKFLTGLYKYFNIKR; this is encoded by the coding sequence TTGGATTTTAAGCAATTGGAAGTGTTTGTTGCAGTTTGTAAGTATGAAAGTTTTTCTAAAGCTGCGAAGGAATTATTTTTAACTCAACCAACAGTTAGCTCTCATATTAATAACCTCGAAAAAGAACTCGGTACTGTTCTTATAAATAGAAATAATAAGAATTTAACTTTAACAAAATCAGGAGAAATACTTTACAATCATGCCATATTAATATTAAATAATTGTAAAAAAGCAGTTTATGATATAAAAGAGTATTCCGAAAAAATAGAGGGTATTATAGATATAGTTTGCAGTTCTATCCCTGAATCTTATATTATTCCTAATTTTTTAAATAATTTTTCTAACCAATTTAAAGATGTTAAGTTTAATATTAGTCACTATGACTCTAAGTCTGCAATTTCAGAAATCTTAAATGAAAGAATAAGTTTCGGACTTGTTGGTTCAAAATCTAACAACCCACAAATTGAGTACATAGATTTAATGGATGATGAGTTAGTCCTTATAACTCCTTTAGACGTTGTCCTTCCTAATTCTAATGGATTTATAGATATTGATTTATTATATTCTCTTAAGTTTATTATGAGAAAAGAAGGTTCTGGAACTAAAGATTTAATTATAAATAAGCTAAAATCTAATAATTTCGATACGGACAAACTAGATGTAATAGCCCATCTTGAATCTAATGAATCTATAAAAAAACTTGTACAATCTGGTCTTGGAGTTTCTTTTGTATCATATATATCTTGCATTGATGAATTAGAATCTAAAAAACTGAACATCTATAGAGTAAAAAATATAGAATTTAAAAGAAAGTTTTATTTTATTTATTCTAGAAAAAAAGTTTTTTCACCTTTAGAAAATAAATTTTTAACAGGACTATATAAATATTTCAATATAAAAAGATAG